One region of Eupeodes corollae chromosome 1, idEupCoro1.1, whole genome shotgun sequence genomic DNA includes:
- the LOC129938800 gene encoding leucine-rich repeat protein soc-2 homolog, which produces MFIFKKICVLSALKVASTCAEKIQKFLRESMNLCSSIGTNTSTGGGGAAGVLGICSASGQGTSANCNEMPPENRPKVVTVKHPESNKPKPTTKKGKPIPADQDVIKALQRCRDEGIKRLDLSKSSIAVIPSTIKECTHLTELYLYSNRITALPTEIGALVNLKTLALNENSLTTLPQSLKFLTQLRVLDLRHNKLAEVPEVLYQLKSLTTLYLRFNRIPCVGSGVKNLTNLTMLSLRENKIRELSSSIGYLVNLTTLDVSHNHLEHLPDEIGNCVNLNALDLQHNELLDVPESIGNLKNLVRLGLRYNRLSAVPASLRNCKFMDEFNVEGNSIANLPDGLLASLNALTTITLSRNSFHSYPSGGPAQFTNVTCINLEHNQIDKIPYGLFSRAKGLTKLNMKENVLTSLPLDVGTWVNMVELNLATNSLSKLPDDIMNLQNLEILILSNNMLKKIPNTIGNLRKLRILDLEENRIEVIPNEIGLLHELQRLVLQTNQISVVPRTIGHLTKLTHFSISENNLQFVPEEIGSLEHLENLYLNQNPCLDKLPYELALCQNLKYLNIDKCPLNTIPQEIQAGGPSLVLQWLKMHSPYRSM; this is translated from the exons ATgttcatatttaaaaagatttgcGTATTGTCTGCTTTGAAAGTTGCGTCGACCTGCGcagaaaaaatccaaaaatttctAAGAGAAAGTATGAACTTGTGTTCATCGATTGGAACAAACACAAGCACTGGTGGTGGTGGAGCAGCTGGCGTATTGGGAATTTGTAGTGCTAGTGGTCAAGGAACTTCAGCTAATTGTAACGAAATGCCTCCAGAAAATCGCCCCAAAGTAGTTACAGTCAAACACCCTGAGTCTAATAAGCCAaagccaacaacaaaaaaaggcaaacctATTCCAGCCGATCAAGATGTAATCAAAGCTCTTCAACGTTGCCGTGATGAAGGCATTAAACGTTTGGACTTGAGCAAGTCATCAATTGCAGTGATTCCGTCAACCATCAAAGAATGTACACACTTGACTGAACTCTATTTGTACAGCAATCGAATAACAGCCCTTCCAACTGAGATTGGTGCTTTAGTTAATTTAAAGACCCTCGCTTTGAATGAGAACTCTCTTACCACCCTACCACAATCACTAAAATTTCTCACCCAATTGAGGGTGTTGGATTTGAGGCACAATAAATTGGCCGAAGTTCCTGAAgtactctatcagcttaagtcTTTGACAACGTTGTATTTACGATTCAATCGTATTCCATGCGTTGGCAGTGGAGTCAAGAACTTAACTAACCTCACTATGTTAAGTTTGAGGGAGAACAAAATTCGGGAGCTGAGCTCATCGATTGGATATTTGGTCAATTTGACCACGCTCGATGTTTCACACAACCATTTGGAGCATTTGCCGGATGAAATCGGTAATTGTGTGAATCTGAACGCCTTGGATTTGCAACACAATGAACTGCTGGATGTCCCGGAGAGCATTGGAAATTTAAAGAACTTAGTTCGCCTGGGCTTAAG gtaCAATCGTTTATCGGCTGTTCCAGCTTCGCTTCGAAACTGCAAATTCATGGACGAGTTCAATGTCGAAGGCAACAGTATTGCAAATTTACCAGACGGACTTTTAGCCAGTCTGAACGCATTAACAACCATAACACTATCACGTAATTCATTCCACAGCTATCCATCAGGGGGGCCGGCCCAGTTCACAAATGTAACATGCATCAATTTGGAGCACaatcaaattgacaaaataCCCTATGGCCTATTTTCCCGAGCCAAAGGTCTTACAAAGCTCAACATGAAGGAGAATGTTCTCACATCACTACCTCTAGATGTTGGCACCTGGGTGAATATGGTGGAACTTAATTTGGCCACAAATTCACTCTCGAAATTGCCCGACGATATTATGAATTTACAAAACCTTGAGATCTTGATTCTATCCAACAACATGCTCAAAAAAATTCCCAACACAATTGGCAATTTGCGAAAGCTACGAATTTTAGATTTGGAAGAGAACCGCATCGAAGTGATTCCCAATGAAATTGGCCTTCTTCATGAGCTCCAAAGACTTGTACTGCAAACAAATCAAATCTCAGTTGTACCCAGGACTATTGGTCATCTAACAAAACTCACTCACTTCTCCATCAGCGAGAACAATCTACAGTTCGTACCTGAAGAGATTGGATCGCTGGAACACTTGGAGAACCTCTATCTTAATCAGAATCCATGTTTGGATAAGTTACCCTATGAATTGGCGCTGTGCCAAAACCTCAAGTACTTGAACATCGATAAGTGTCCATTGAACACAATACCACAAGAGATCCAAGCTGGCGGGCCATCTTTGGTCTTGCAGTGGCTAAAAATGCACTCTCCATACAGGTCAATGTAA